In Chloroflexota bacterium, the sequence CGGCTGGCTATCTCCGAATAGGTCTTCTTCACTGCATCCTTGATTTTCTTCTCCTTCATTAGTACACCTCCTGCATTTGTAACTGAGGCTCTGTCATCGGAACCTCAGCACGCTACATAAGACCTCAACAGCTAATGGCTTGCTGTCATTTCAAGGGCTTAACCGAAGCCTAGCGATCTGCCGCGAACCCAGGCTGGCCCAGGAAAGGAGAGCCCGCAAGCCTAGCCTTAGCTTTCTTGTTTATCAGGTGAAAAAAGTGGTATCGGGCAGGAGAGCACACGGCCCGACAAGTATTCCTCTAGGGCATCAAGATTACTCCTAGGAAAATCCATGAGTAATGGCACCACTAACGTTAGCGGCGAAAGTGCGCATCAACGCAGATACTGCCCTAAGAACTAGCTTGCAAACTTCGCCGCGCAGACGGAACCAACGCGCTTCGCTTCCTTCAGTCGCTCCCGATCCAGAGCGGCCACCTCGTTGTCTCTAAGCTCTTTCTTGACTGCTTCGACCAGGTCCAGGAGGTTCTCCTTCATTCCCTCCTGGTCCAGCGAGTACAGCGACCACAAACCGTCCTTCCTAAGTTTGAGAAGACCGGCGTCGTGGAGTACACTCAGATTGCGCGAAGCTCTGGTCTGGGAAATCTGCAGTGCCTGCATTACCTCACAGACACAGCACTCCCTCTCCAGCAGGAGGTTTAGAATCCTGAGCCGCGTCTCATCCGAGAGCGCTTTTGTAGCTTTCAACAGTTGATGCATCGGTTAGCCTCTAGTCTATAATGCGCATATACGGTTATATTATAACAATTTTCTCCTATCCATGTCAATGCGTACCCCCGGAGAAGCCCCCCTTGACATCCACTATATATTGGGGTAGAATTTCCTGCACCACAAAATATAGAGGGCTGTGGGGTGAAGTGTCCGTATTGTGGATTCCAGGATTCCAAGGTAATTGACTCTCGGGGGGTAAATGAAGGGGTGCGCCGTCGGCGTCAATGCTTACACTGCGGCTCCCGCTTCACCACCTACGAGCGTGTTCAATCCAATAGCTTCCTGGTGATCAAGAAGGATGGGCGGCGGGAAGAATTCAGTCGGGAGAAGCTGGCAGCGGGCGTTCGCAAAGCTTGTGCCAAACGCCCTATAGCTGATGACGATATCGAGCAGTTAGTGGACAGGGTTGAGGAGGGGCTTCATCAGTTAGGTAGAGTTGAGGTGCCCAGCGCCACTATTGGCAGAGTAGTGATGGAGCATCTGAGGGAGCTGGATCGCATCGCCTATATCCGTTTCGCTAGCGTCTATCGGGCGTTTGCTGATGTGGAAAGCTTCAAAGAGGAGGTCGATGCTCTGGTTCAGGGGCGGGGTACGATTCCGGCAGCTCAGTTGCCTTTGATTTCACCTGAAGGGTTTTCTGTTCCAGTGAAGAGGCAGACAAAAGCCAAGTCTGCAACAGGAGGGAACCATGGCTAAATCCGAAGCTGGCAAAAGCGATGGTTCGAATCGCATTGTGCATGATAGGATAGCTAAGGCAGTCTTTGCAGCTGCCGATTCCATGGGGATTTCAGATCGAGATTTGACGGAGAAGCTTATCGAGCAAGTTATCCAACGTCTGGAACGGCAGGAGACCGGCTTACCTTTTCCGGGGATGGAAGGCGTTACCCTCAAGAAAAAGCGAAGAGGAAGACATGGCCTTGAGCAGCCTCCCGAGATCAAGGGAATGGTGAAAGAGGCCCTGGCTGAGATGGGGCACCACGAGGCCATCGAAGAGGCCCAACCGGCGCAGATCAGGATCATCCGTACTCCTGTGGCCACCGGCAAAGGGGTAGCCGTAAAGCTGTCCCCCAATGCCTTAAGGGTGCTGGAGAAAAGATATCTGAAGAAGGACCAGGATGGTCGGGTGATAGAAACGCCCGAGGAGATGTTCCGCCGGGTGGCGCATGGCATCGCCTCGGCTGAGCTGGCCTATAATCCACAGGCAGATGTTAAAACCCTGGAAGGGGAATTCTTCCAGATGATGACTGATTTGGAGTTTCTGCCCAATTCTCCCACTCTAATGAATGCCGGGAGAGAGCTGGGGCAGCTCTCTGCCTGCTTCGTTCTCCCCATTGAGGACTCGATGGAGTCCATTTTCGAGGCTGTGAAACAGACGGCGTTGATCCACAAGAGTGGTGGTGGCACAGGCTTCTCCTTCTCCCGAGTGAGGCCGGAAAATGACCGGGTGGGTTCCACTGGTGGGGTGGCCAGTGGGCCCGTTTCTTTCCTGCGGGCCT encodes:
- the nrdR gene encoding transcriptional repressor NrdR; this encodes MKCPYCGFQDSKVIDSRGVNEGVRRRRQCLHCGSRFTTYERVQSNSFLVIKKDGRREEFSREKLAAGVRKACAKRPIADDDIEQLVDRVEEGLHQLGRVEVPSATIGRVVMEHLRELDRIAYIRFASVYRAFADVESFKEEVDALVQGRGTIPAAQLPLISPEGFSVPVKRQTKAKSATGGNHG
- a CDS encoding winged helix-turn-helix transcriptional regulator, translated to MHQLLKATKALSDETRLRILNLLLERECCVCEVMQALQISQTRASRNLSVLHDAGLLKLRKDGLWSLYSLDQEGMKENLLDLVEAVKKELRDNEVAALDRERLKEAKRVGSVCAAKFAS